From a single Oncorhynchus nerka isolate Pitt River linkage group LG11, Oner_Uvic_2.0, whole genome shotgun sequence genomic region:
- the LOC135573949 gene encoding piggyBac transposable element-derived protein 4-like — protein sequence MCDVKTGFVQDIIVYTGSTTDIKHYDGLGVSGSVVMTMLAPHLGKGHTLYVDNWYSSPTLFQHLLSNSTGACGTVRSNRKGMPAFGCRKMQRGEVEFQENGQQLAVKWHDKRDVHVLSTVHTATMSATGKVDHLTGERKIKPDCVLDYNLKMGAVDKADMINSFVECTRKTNKWYKKIFFHLIDTAVLNGSIVHRQLTGKVITYQKYRENLMRELLEEHHTPRRPSTGGRPAVDNPLRLTARHFPCKVPQTASQGSRTRRHCKVCLSGARRSKQRKMTKYMCLACDTPLCISPCFEEYHILKHY from the exons atgtgcgacgtgaagacaggatttgtccaggatattatagtttacacagggtccaccactgacatcaaACATTATGATGGGCTTGGGGTGTCAGGGTCCGTGGTGATGACCATGCTGGCTCCTCATCTCGGCAAGGGACACACTTTGTACGTGGACAATTGGTACAGCAGTCCCACACTCTTCCAGCATCTGCTCTCCAACAGCACAGGGGCATGTGGCACAGTCAGgtcgaacaggaaggggatgccggcattcggatgcaggaagatgcagagaggggaggtggagttccaagagaacggtcaacagctggcagtaaagtggcatgacaagcgagacgtccatgtcctctccactgtccatacagcaaccatgtcggccacagggaaggtggaccacctgacCGGAGAGAGAAAGATCAAACCAGATTGTGTGCTTGATtataacctcaaaatgggggcCGTGGATAAGGCagacatgataaacagctttgtggaatgcacACGGAAAACGAACAAGTGGTATAAGAAGATATTTTTCCATCTGATCGACACTGCTGTCCTCAACGGCAGCATAGTTCACCGCCAACTAACAG GTAAAGTAATTACCTACCAAAAATACAGAGAGAACCTCATGAGAGAGCTGCTGGAGGAGCACCACACCCCTCGGCGCCCATCCACTGGGGGTCGTCCTGCTGTAGACAATCCCCTACGCCTCACTGCACGACATTTTCCCTGCAAAGTCCCTCAAACTGCTTCTCAAGGTAGTCGCACACGGAGGCATTGCAAAGTCTGCCTGTCTGGCGCCAGGAGAAGTAAGCAGAGGAAGATGACAAAATACATGTGTCTAGCTTGTGATACACCTCTATGTATTTCACCATGCTTTGAGGAGTATCACATACTCAAGCATTATTGA